From Oncorhynchus mykiss isolate Arlee chromosome 6, USDA_OmykA_1.1, whole genome shotgun sequence, the proteins below share one genomic window:
- the LOC110526593 gene encoding nuclear envelope phosphatase-regulatory subunit 1 isoform X1 produces MNSLEQAEGSQHDLKAFERRLTEYVSCLQPATGRWRMILIVVSVCTATGAWNWLIDPDTQKVSFFSSLWNHPFFTISCITLIALFFAGIHKRVVAPSIIAARCRTVLAEYNMSCDDTGKLILKPRPHIQ; encoded by the exons ATGAATTCCTTGGAACAGGCCGAAGGTAGTCAACATG ACCTGAAAGCTTTTGAGAGAAGATTGACAGAATACGTCTCCTGTTTGCAACCTGCAACCGGGAGGTGGCGAA TGATTCTAATAGTGGTCTCAGTTTGTACGGCGACTGGAGCCTGGAACTGGTTGATAGACCCTGACACACAGAAG GTGTCTTTCTTCTCATCGTTGTGGAACCATCCGTTCTTCACCATCAGCTGCATCACTTTGATCGCTCTGTTCTTTGCTGGAATACACAAACGAGTCGTTGCACCATCAAT TATTGCAGCTCGCTGTCGGACAGTTTTAGCTGAATACAACATGTCCTGCGATGAT ACGGGGAAACTAATTCTCAAACCACGGCCACACATCCAATAA
- the LOC110526593 gene encoding nuclear envelope phosphatase-regulatory subunit 1 isoform X2, whose product MNSLEQAEDLKAFERRLTEYVSCLQPATGRWRMILIVVSVCTATGAWNWLIDPDTQKVSFFSSLWNHPFFTISCITLIALFFAGIHKRVVAPSIIAARCRTVLAEYNMSCDDTGKLILKPRPHIQ is encoded by the exons ATGAATTCCTTGGAACAGGCCGAAG ACCTGAAAGCTTTTGAGAGAAGATTGACAGAATACGTCTCCTGTTTGCAACCTGCAACCGGGAGGTGGCGAA TGATTCTAATAGTGGTCTCAGTTTGTACGGCGACTGGAGCCTGGAACTGGTTGATAGACCCTGACACACAGAAG GTGTCTTTCTTCTCATCGTTGTGGAACCATCCGTTCTTCACCATCAGCTGCATCACTTTGATCGCTCTGTTCTTTGCTGGAATACACAAACGAGTCGTTGCACCATCAAT TATTGCAGCTCGCTGTCGGACAGTTTTAGCTGAATACAACATGTCCTGCGATGAT ACGGGGAAACTAATTCTCAAACCACGGCCACACATCCAATAA
- the heatr3 gene encoding HEAT repeat-containing protein 3 translates to MGKSKTNKFRRPQFNAEGLSVTAVKEVEEDHDEVCDGVDSPAGELLEKLQSPSADVREFACASISRLVQQSQTIPGFLQRDAVRRLGPLLLDRSLAVRETATGALRNLSACGGHEVCEDMVKQDVMTPLTALLRECCAVFETNDALSLKGQKNTVEDVANEAVNLLWNLCESSSQALSVFNKAGILDVILQCLERHTHNIKLALSAAHCLHTVTEDNAELLCSMNNAVLGTLESVLLSSQADMAHTLLRTLAAGSVWNLKSSLPTARQAQTLNALMATLSQCLELDAGTLIPQLRQAEVARSATASEAGNMEDHQAAAGNMAVEEMEEGVGPRTNGKANKIDKDFSDLLPRGKEELREATALLTAQQTSLEIIVNMCCSDDPSDDEWEEASSSDESEMCPDGLSEGNTSLLSPLCLSAEVHAALINHNIPEKVLKKTQFPSSEAMDVCRHNPTWKMLMKKMHRVQYRALTCLHNMLSTMDAESLGGAAALQAVAQHLSTLVFSPPEIPKEEEFLEAVTSAMRSLLQIIAYMKIPQCMTPQQLMSLSEAATCCDVVSVRVNALAILGITGSTLAKEKRTAETLQMIGNALLQVATKDADLVVCGEALDALFDVFADGDEAERAAKNINLLAALKALQPVFKAKIRKEGKGKYSPEQLCVLDNIKVNLRRFIGYLETVVKK, encoded by the exons ATGGGTAAAAGTAAGACTAACAAATTTAGACGTCCACAGTTCAACGCAGAGGGACTGTCTGTAACTGCTGTAAAGGAAGTGGAAGAGGACCACGATGAAGTCTGTGATGGAGTCGACTCTCCAGCTGGGGAGTTACTGGAgaaa TTGCAGAGTCCCAGTGCAGATGTGCGTGAGTTTGCTTGTGCCAGCATATCACGCCTCGTGCAGCAGAGCCAGACCATCCCAGGCTTCCTCCAGCGGGATGCGGTGAGACGTCTCGGGCCCTTACTGCTGGACCGCAGCCTGGCCGTCAGGGAGACTGCCACAGGGGCACTCAG GAACCTGAGTGCCTGTGGGGGTCATGAGGTGTGTGAGGACATGGTGAAACAGGACGTCATGACTCCTCTGACTGCTCTGCTTCGAGAG TGCTGTGCTGTGTTTGAGACCAATGATGCCCTCTCGTTAAAAGGGCAGAAAAACACAGTGGAAGATGTAGCCAATGAAGCAGTTAACTTGCTGTGGAATCTCTG TGAGAGCAGTAGCCAGGCACTCTCTGTGTTCAACAAAGCAGGCATTCTGGATGTTATCCTACAGTGTCTGGAGCGACACACTCACAACATCAAGCTGGCTTTGTCTGCAG CCCACTGTTTGCACACAGTGACTGAGGACAACGCAGAGTTGCTGTGTAGTATGAACAATGCTGTATTGGGGACTCTAGAGAGTGTGCTGCTATCCTCACAGGCGGACATGGCTCACACACTGCTCAGAACACTGGCTGCAG GGTCAGTGTGGAACCTGAAGAGCAGCCTGCCCACGGCCCGCCAGGCCCAGACCCTCAACGCCCTGATGGCCACCCTGTCCCAGTGCTTGGAGCTGGATGCTGGCACGCTGATACCCCAGCTCCGCCAGGCTGAGGTGGCCCGCAGTGCCACTGCCTCAGAGGCAGGGAACATGGAGGACCACCAGGCAGCTGCAGGGAATATGGctgtagaggagatggaggagggggttgGACCGAGGACAAATGGAAAGGCAAACAAGATAGATAAAGACTTCTCTGACCTCCTGCCT AGGGGCAAGGAGGAGCTGAGGGAGGCGACGGCCTTGCTGACAGCCCAGCAGACGTCCTTGGAGATCATCGTCAACATGTGCTGCTCTGATG ACCCGTCAGACGATGAGTGGGAGGAGGCGTCGAGCAGCGACGAGAGTGAGATGTGTCCTGACGGCCTCTCTGAAGGGAACACCAGCCTCCTGTCCCCACTGTGTCTGTCTGCTGAGGTCCACGCGGCTCTGATCAACCACAACATCCCAGAGAAG GTTCTCAAGAAGACCCAGTTCCCCAGCAGCGAGGCGATGGACGTATGTCGTCATAATCCCACCTGGAAAATGTTGATGAAAAA GATGCATCGGGTGCAGTACAGGGCCCTGACGTGCCTTCACAACATGCTGTCTACTATGGACGCTGAGTCCCTAGGGGGAGCAGCCGCTCTTCAGGCTGTCGCACAACACCTGTCCACGCTGGTCTTCAGTCCTCCAG AGATCCCTAAGGAGGAGGAATTCCTTGAGGCAGTTACCAGTGCCATGCGATCCCTCTTACAGATCATAGCCTATATGAAAATCCCACAG tgTATGACACCCCAGCAGCTGATGAGCCTGAGCGAGGCGGCGACCTGCTGTGACGTGGTCAGTGTGAGAGTGAACGCTCTGGCCATCCTAGGCATCACAGGAAGCACACTGGCTAAAGAGAAGAGGACAGCTGAAACTCTGCAG ATGATTGGCAATGCCTTACTCCAAGTTGCTACAAAGGATGCCGACCTTGTGGTTTGTGGAGAGGCCCTGGATGCTCTGTTTGATGTTTTTGCGGATGGAGACGAGGCAGAGAGAGCAGCTAAAAACATCAACTTACTGGCGGCTCTGAAGGCACTTCAACCTGTCTTCAAGGCTAAG ATTCGTAAAGAGGGGAAGGGAAAGTACAGCCCTGAGCAGCTGTGTGTGCTGGACAACATCAAAGTCAACCTAAGAAGGTTTATTGGCTACCTGGAGACTGTGGTAAAAAAATGA
- the LOC110526593 gene encoding nuclear envelope phosphatase-regulatory subunit 1 isoform X3 has protein sequence MDLKAFERRLTEYVSCLQPATGRWRMILIVVSVCTATGAWNWLIDPDTQKVSFFSSLWNHPFFTISCITLIALFFAGIHKRVVAPSIIAARCRTVLAEYNMSCDDTGKLILKPRPHIQ, from the exons ATGG ACCTGAAAGCTTTTGAGAGAAGATTGACAGAATACGTCTCCTGTTTGCAACCTGCAACCGGGAGGTGGCGAA TGATTCTAATAGTGGTCTCAGTTTGTACGGCGACTGGAGCCTGGAACTGGTTGATAGACCCTGACACACAGAAG GTGTCTTTCTTCTCATCGTTGTGGAACCATCCGTTCTTCACCATCAGCTGCATCACTTTGATCGCTCTGTTCTTTGCTGGAATACACAAACGAGTCGTTGCACCATCAAT TATTGCAGCTCGCTGTCGGACAGTTTTAGCTGAATACAACATGTCCTGCGATGAT ACGGGGAAACTAATTCTCAAACCACGGCCACACATCCAATAA